From bacterium, one genomic window encodes:
- a CDS encoding NADH-quinone oxidoreductase subunit M gives MALLPIVSVLGLVLLEGVVSLFQSQSSRFPDSIWKIFALVVSLIDLALATQLWSRFDATLGGMQFVEHVPWMPEFGIFYYMGVDGISLLLVMLTVFLLPVILLASWTDIGTRIKQYIFFMLALQSGMLGAFLSLNMFLFYIFWEAMLIPMYFIIGIWGGPRRIYATVKFFIYTMIGSLLMLVGILVLAYLHLKQFGVISFDYIGFAGASGILDTSIATEGGVWWQRQGVLFGAFALAFAIKVPMFPFHTWLPDAHVEAPTPGSAVLAGVLLKLGTYGFIRYALPLFPEATIAFAPWIVALSVIGIVYGALVAMVQTDIKKLVAYSSVSHMGFIVLGLFALNPQGLEGSVLQMVNHGISTGALFILVGMIYERRHVREISAFGGLAHVLPVYATFFVIATMSSVGLPALNGFVGEFLILLGAFRSLTWPAVIATSGVILSAVYMLWMVRRVFFGPVVHEANAKLQDLGLREKLVVVALTIPMIWIGVYPSTFLTPLEPTITNLLDTMERRGADLAAYQGSLEGVETVEATVEVTTEEPGSPKEHE, from the coding sequence ATCGCTCTTCTGCCGATCGTGAGCGTGCTCGGGCTGGTTCTGCTCGAGGGAGTGGTTTCGCTATTCCAGAGCCAGAGTTCGCGTTTCCCCGACAGCATCTGGAAGATCTTCGCGCTGGTGGTTTCGCTGATCGATCTGGCCCTGGCCACCCAGCTCTGGAGCCGCTTCGACGCGACTCTTGGCGGCATGCAGTTCGTCGAACACGTTCCCTGGATGCCGGAGTTCGGAATCTTCTACTACATGGGCGTGGACGGCATCAGTCTGTTGCTGGTGATGCTGACCGTCTTCCTGTTGCCGGTGATCCTCCTGGCTTCCTGGACCGACATCGGCACCCGCATCAAGCAGTACATCTTCTTCATGCTGGCGCTGCAGTCGGGCATGCTCGGCGCTTTCCTCTCCCTGAACATGTTCCTCTTCTACATTTTCTGGGAAGCGATGCTGATTCCGATGTATTTCATCATCGGGATCTGGGGCGGTCCGAGGCGTATCTATGCGACGGTCAAGTTCTTCATCTACACGATGATCGGCAGTCTGCTCATGCTCGTCGGCATCCTGGTGCTGGCCTATTTGCATCTGAAGCAGTTCGGTGTGATTTCGTTCGACTACATCGGTTTTGCCGGTGCCAGCGGCATCCTGGATACTTCGATCGCGACTGAGGGTGGGGTCTGGTGGCAGCGCCAGGGTGTGCTGTTCGGCGCGTTTGCGCTGGCCTTCGCGATCAAAGTGCCGATGTTCCCGTTCCATACCTGGTTGCCCGACGCACACGTCGAGGCACCGACTCCGGGATCGGCGGTGCTGGCCGGTGTGCTGCTGAAGCTGGGGACCTACGGCTTCATCCGCTACGCCCTGCCGTTGTTCCCGGAAGCCACGATCGCGTTTGCTCCCTGGATCGTCGCTCTTTCCGTGATCGGCATCGTGTATGGCGCACTGGTTGCGATGGTTCAGACCGACATCAAGAAGCTGGTGGCCTATTCATCGGTCAGCCATATGGGCTTCATCGTTCTGGGCTTGTTCGCGCTCAACCCGCAGGGGCTCGAGGGTTCGGTGCTCCAGATGGTGAACCACGGTATCTCGACCGGCGCGCTCTTCATTCTGGTCGGCATGATCTACGAACGTCGCCACGTGCGCGAGATCAGCGCCTTCGGCGGCCTGGCCCACGTGCTGCCGGTGTACGCGACTTTCTTCGTGATCGCCACCATGAGTTCAGTCGGTCTTCCGGCTCTCAACGGTTTCGTCGGCGAGTTCTTGATTCTGCTCGGCGCCTTCCGTTCGCTGACCTGGCCGGCCGTGATCGCGACCAGCGGTGTCATCTTGAGCGCGGTCTATATGCTGTGGATGGTGCGTCGCGTCTTCTTCGGTCCCGTCGTACACGAGGCGAATGCAAAACTACAGGACCTGGGTTTGCGCGAGAAGCTGGTGGTGGTGGCGCTGACGATTCCCATGATCTGGATTGGCGTCTACCCCAGCACATTCCTTACTCCCCTGGAACCGACGATCACGAATCTGCTCGACACCATGGAGCGCCGAGGTGCCGATCTGGCCGCGTACCAGGGATCTCTGGAAGGTGTGGAGACGGTCGAGGCGACGGTCGAGGTGACGACGGAAGAGCCTGGTAGCCCGAAGGAGCACGAATGA